A single genomic interval of Acidobacteriota bacterium harbors:
- a CDS encoding TIGR00725 family protein, protein MPAERKPVIAVIGASKCSKKLRDMAALVGRYVAENGGVIVCGGMGGIMEGAARGAKEAGGVTIGILPTDNKADANEFIEYIIPTGFGDARNIMVVRSADAVVAFPGKYGTLSEMAFALLAGKPVISVSAWKLGDEITHVEDPIDAAELAMKLARGSQ, encoded by the coding sequence ATGCCTGCAGAAAGAAAGCCCGTCATTGCCGTCATCGGAGCCAGCAAGTGTTCCAAGAAGCTCCGTGATATGGCAGCACTGGTCGGCCGCTACGTCGCCGAAAACGGGGGGGTGATCGTCTGTGGCGGAATGGGAGGTATTATGGAGGGAGCCGCCCGAGGGGCCAAAGAGGCCGGCGGCGTCACCATCGGTATCCTCCCGACAGACAACAAGGCCGACGCCAATGAGTTCATCGAGTACATCATTCCCACCGGGTTCGGTGATGCGAGAAACATCATGGTCGTCCGATCGGCCGATGCTGTGGTTGCCTTTCCCGGCAAGTACGGCACGCTTTCCGAAATGGCCTTTGCGCTGCTGGCGGGCAAACCCGTGATATCCGTGTCTGCCTGGAAACTCGGCGACGAGATCACGCACGTGGAAGACCCTATCGATGCCGCCGAGCTGGCGATGAAGTTG